The following are encoded together in the Drosophila takahashii strain IR98-3 E-12201 chromosome X, DtakHiC1v2, whole genome shotgun sequence genome:
- the psh gene encoding serine protease persephone, with the protein MPFTLSLLIGGTILLLSCSSANAAGKVGETCKVTDTMPGICRSSSDCEPLIDGYIKTGILKLNDVPSCGLGAWGEIFCCPITPCCGNNTSTITTSSTTTVRSVPTRTTPTTSPPRVRTMVQTLGRVDVPTGSSGDRPAVAACKKYREQRKENSGNNLVIHIVGGYPVDQGVYPHMAAIGYITFGTFDFRCGGSLIASRFVLTAAHCVNTDAKTPAFVRLGAVNVENPDKSHQDIVVRSVKIHPQYVGNKYHDIAILELQHDIVETKDIRPACLHTEPADPPLNAKLFVAGWGTINVTTRARSKILLRAGLELVPLDQCNVSFAELPVTAWVLKQGVIDSLICAIDQKQIADACAGDSGGPLIHEINIEDGIFNVVGVISSGFGCATIIPGLYTRVSSYLDFIEGIVWPDGRV; encoded by the exons ATGCCATTCACTTTGTCCCTGCTAATCGGGGGGACCATTCTGCTCCTCAGCTGCTCCTCCGCAAATGCAGCCGGAAAAG TGGGTGAGACCTGTAAGGTGACGGACACTATGCCCGGAATCTGTCGCTCCTCCTCCGATTGTGAGCCCCTGATCGATGGCTATATAAAGACGGGCATCCTCAAACTCAACGATGTGCCCAGCTGTGGCCTCGGTGCTTGGGGTGAGATCTTCTGCTGTCCCATCACGCCGTGCTGTGGAAATAA TACTAGTACCATTACCACCAGCAGTACCACTACCGTAAGGAGCGTGCCCACCCGAACAACCCCTACCACCAGCCCTCCGAGGGTCAGAACGATGGTCCAGACCTTGGGACGCGTGGATGTGCCCACGGGAAGCTCGGGAGATCGTCCAGCTGTGGCAG CCTGCAAAAAGTATCGGGAGCAAAGAAAAGAGAATAGCGGCAACAACCTGGTTATCCACATCGTGGGCGGCTATCCCGTCGATCAAGGCGTCTATCCCCATATGGCGGCCATCGGTTACATCACCTTTGGCACCTTTGATTTCCGATGTGGCGGCTCGCTAATCGCCAGTCGTTTCGTCCTCACCGCCGCCCATTGCGTGAACACCGATGCCAAAACGCCGGCCTTCGTTCGCTTGGGAGCGGTGAATGTCGAGAATCCCGACAAATCCCACCAGGATATCGTTGTG CGAAGCGTTAAGATCCATCCGCAATATGTGGGCAACAAGTACCATGATATCGCCATCTTGGAGCTGCAACATGACATTGTCGAGACGAAAGACATCCGGCCCGCCTGTCTTCACACGGAACCCGCCGATCCGCCATTGAATGCCAAGTTGTTTGTTGCCGGTTGGGGTACCATAAACGTAACCA CTCGGGCACGTTCCAAGATCCTGCTGCGAGCGGGACTGGAACTGGTGCCGCTGGACCAGTGTAACGTCTCCTTTGCGGAGCTGCCAGTCACCGCTTGGGTCCTGAAGCAGGGCGTGATCGACTCTCTGATCTGCGCCATCGATCAAAAGCAGATCGCCGATGCCTGTGCCGGCGACTCCGGTGGTCCACTCATCCACGAGATTAACATCGAGGACGGTATTTTCAACGTCGTGGGCGTCATCTCGTCGGGATTCGGATGCGCCACCATTATACCGGGTCTCTACACGCGTGTCTCCTCCTATCTGGACTTTATCGAGGGCATCGTTTGGCCGGATGGTCGGGTGTGA